Genomic DNA from Candidatus Koribacter versatilis Ellin345:
ATTTTTTAATCTCTGGCTTCATCTTCGACTTGCTGAGCACCTCCCTTACCAGGTGCTCGGGAAATCCATGAACAAATTTGATAGCAGCGGCGAGGGGCGTGTGTGAATTGCGCAGGAGCGCCAGGCGGATATCGCGACGGAGTGCCCACTTTGCGTCAGTGCAGAGGATGAGAACAGTGTGAGCAGGGACGTCACGATGGCCGAGAGCTTTGATGATGATCGATTCCGTCATCTTCGGATTCTGGAGAGCGGCATAGAGGACGCGTTCGGTCGTATCCTGAAGGAGTGCGCCGGCAACACGGCCTGAGGCCTGCTTCGCAAGAGTGAGACGCTCGCCTTCGGAAATCTGTGCGAGACGGGATATGACAGTTTCGTCGATGGCAACTTTGACGTCGGCGGGAACGCCCGGAAGCAAGGCGATTTTCACCAGATCAAACGTGTAGAGGTGACGGGTTAGAGGCAGCGATATGTGCCGCGGCGTTCTCGGATGGCTCGCAATGGCAATGTTGACCTTGCGATGCTTTCGCACGGACGTATTTTTCGAAATCGCCTCGACGACGTTGGCGGGGAGGTCGCGACGCGTGAGCAGCGACAAGGCTATCTCTTCCGTAAGCGCATGACTATTGGCGATCGCGAGCAGTTCCTCGGGATCGCGAGACTGGGCACGATCAGCGAGCGAGGAACCTGGGGTTCCGGGGTCCATTGCTGAGAAGTTTACCCGATGCACTATTTCGCTTCGCAGAAGGTAAACTGGACACACATACCCATGCGCCGTCTCGACCACTGAAGCGATAGGACAGTTGAAGATGGAAGAATTTCGCGGCTGGAAATTAGCGTGTCTTACGTTCCTGATCTTTCTCCTCGTAACCATCCTTGGCTATACGTTCGAACGCATGTTGTACCGAGACGGCATCAACCGGAAGCTCATCTTCATTGAATCAGCTGCGCTGACGGGCTTGGTCGTCGCCGGGCTGTTCCTGCAATACACACGCACACTACAGAACCGGCGCCGCCTGGTGCAGGCACGGATCGGAGTGATTGCCGACATGAATCATCACATCCGCAATGCGCTCCAGGTGCTCTCCTACGGAACGGCAACCCATGGCGGCGAGCAGGAGACGGAGATGATGCGCGAGGCGATCGGACGAATTCAGTGGGCACTGAAAGAGGTGCTACCTGGGTATCTGCCGGAGACGCATATCCCACACGAACCAGTTCCGCCGACGTCGAGCCGCGTGGCATCGTGACTTGTATAAGCCTGCGGGATTCTCGTAACATCCACCGAACACCACAGCTCAGAGTTCCGGGAGAACGTACACCATGGAAAGCGCCGGCGAAGAACTGAACGAATTGCACGAGCAGGCGGAACACGCCGAGCACACCAAGATGATCGAGGTGAGCTTCACCATGAGTGTGTTGGCCGTGCTGCTGGCGGCGGCGACGCTGCTCGGGCATCGCGCGCACACGGAAGAGGTGGTGCTCTCCAACGACCGCACTGACCAGTACAACTTCTACCAGTTCAAAAAAGAGCGCGGGGTTTTGGCTGACCAGGAGGCCGATGTGCTCACGGTCCTCGCTGCTGAAGTGAAAGATGAACACTCACGCGAGAACATCGACAAGCTGAAGGACAAGTATGTTGAGCGCTCTAAGAAAGAGCGCGAGGACATCGACAAGATCAACGACAAAGCCAAAGAAATCGAAAAGGAGAAAGAGGTACTAACGCACAAGGCGGACCGTTTCGATCTTGCGGAGGGCTTTTTGGAAGTCGCGTTGGTGATCTGCTCGCTGACACTCCTCACCAGCAACCGGGCGTTCTGGTTGGCAGGAATCGCGATTGGCGTGGCGGGCGTGGTCGTGGTCGTTCTTGGATTGCTGTTGCACTAAGAAGCGGCGCCCGAAAGCGCCGCTCTTCCCTACTGGTCTCGATCTTT
This window encodes:
- a CDS encoding DUF4337 domain-containing protein, whose protein sequence is MESAGEELNELHEQAEHAEHTKMIEVSFTMSVLAVLLAAATLLGHRAHTEEVVLSNDRTDQYNFYQFKKERGVLADQEADVLTVLAAEVKDEHSRENIDKLKDKYVERSKKEREDIDKINDKAKEIEKEKEVLTHKADRFDLAEGFLEVALVICSLTLLTSNRAFWLAGIAIGVAGVVVVVLGLLLH